In a genomic window of Nocardiopsis mwathae:
- a CDS encoding GTPase, with translation MTTQRNPAHADEEPDVAGAQADPGASPPADPARHAPEAPDGAHRVRGDDQWTGYSLPAKVRRDAGWTQPAGNAWPPSHPEASDPASYPALRRAVDMQSGPHPSLADEQDAPPPPGHPGDGNRARPAGAEQWGDAAAGAVGGPVGPAPDAASASGTYPALRRAVDRVGGGRRRRTNPDLLADDPDDGAGWRTDAGAPPVGGRRSATGPRTAMTPPPATAEAPPGDPGTVPPAAAANTAPPPADSAAQAAPEPQGTDGPATGGADPADPAASDGGARPERPTRGGRHAAPKRPASAVAADTAVGPPEDTVDPDAPGTGPVHDGTDPDDPERLADWVGALTEADDETSKIAGRRTGPIPIVTDETRGDSSAWAATATDEDDEYRISSNDPWQPMPATTREELIARLDALAEIVAIGRDDFDPELIAHARHLLDHAGARLRLSGDHTVVALAGGTGSGKSSLFNALCGLEFSRVGITRPTTSSAHACVWGNEGADGLLDWLGVPHRSRHSRTSVLDTGNSELSGLILLDLPDHDSVRAMHTAEADRLIGAADLLIWVLDPQKYADAAVHHRYLKEMSGYGAVTVAVLNQVDRVEPEELEELLTDLRRLLETESGVHPRVLTTSVLTGHGVRDLRELLIGTVTERRALIDRLVADLDQVIVGFERYRGAAEPPAVSDASRLRLVTDLLSASGVSAIADTTETAHERRGSRRVGWPVTRWARKLRRDPLRAIRMGFHSDDDERGVTGPVDAHQAEIETATAQIADGAGGSLPSPWPKRLRAAARRNLRDLPVGLGNAISETVPDAEDTPLWWQIVRVLQYALLATAGAGLAWFCTLLVSWVGGGLTGIGLLDDPAYLGFAGAVVVATLAVGWLTDVGCRNLVSVAATQRRDQVERESAERVRAIAEELVITPLEEELARYRAFRRALGTALVKHDEQDGSH, from the coding sequence ATGACGACTCAGCGGAACCCCGCTCACGCCGACGAGGAACCCGACGTGGCGGGAGCCCAGGCCGATCCGGGGGCATCTCCTCCCGCGGATCCCGCGCGGCACGCCCCGGAGGCGCCTGACGGCGCACACCGGGTACGCGGCGACGACCAGTGGACCGGCTACTCCCTCCCGGCCAAGGTCCGCAGGGACGCCGGGTGGACGCAGCCCGCGGGCAACGCCTGGCCGCCGAGCCACCCGGAGGCGTCCGACCCCGCGTCCTACCCGGCGCTGCGCCGCGCCGTCGACATGCAGTCGGGCCCCCACCCCTCCCTCGCCGACGAGCAGGACGCCCCTCCGCCGCCCGGCCACCCCGGGGACGGGAACCGCGCCCGCCCGGCCGGGGCGGAGCAGTGGGGCGACGCCGCCGCGGGCGCGGTCGGCGGGCCGGTCGGCCCCGCGCCGGACGCGGCATCGGCCTCGGGCACCTACCCGGCGCTGCGGCGCGCCGTCGACCGCGTCGGAGGGGGGCGCCGACGCAGGACCAACCCCGACCTCCTTGCCGACGACCCGGACGACGGTGCCGGCTGGCGTACCGACGCCGGTGCCCCGCCCGTGGGCGGCCGCCGCTCCGCGACCGGCCCGCGAACGGCCATGACTCCGCCGCCCGCGACCGCGGAGGCACCCCCGGGCGACCCGGGCACCGTCCCGCCGGCTGCGGCGGCGAACACCGCTCCGCCCCCGGCGGATTCCGCCGCGCAGGCAGCGCCGGAGCCGCAGGGCACCGACGGCCCGGCCACCGGGGGAGCCGACCCCGCTGACCCGGCCGCCTCGGACGGCGGCGCCCGCCCCGAGCGCCCGACCCGCGGCGGTCGGCACGCCGCCCCGAAGCGGCCCGCGTCCGCGGTCGCGGCCGACACGGCCGTCGGCCCCCCGGAGGACACCGTCGACCCCGACGCCCCGGGGACCGGCCCGGTCCACGACGGCACCGACCCCGACGACCCCGAGCGGCTGGCCGACTGGGTGGGCGCGCTCACCGAGGCCGACGACGAGACCTCCAAGATCGCCGGTCGGCGCACCGGGCCGATCCCCATCGTCACCGACGAAACCCGCGGGGACTCCTCCGCCTGGGCGGCGACCGCGACCGATGAGGACGACGAGTACCGGATCAGCTCCAACGACCCGTGGCAGCCCATGCCCGCCACCACCCGCGAGGAGCTGATCGCCCGCCTCGACGCGCTGGCCGAGATCGTCGCGATCGGCCGCGACGATTTCGACCCCGAGCTCATCGCGCACGCCCGCCACCTCCTCGACCATGCCGGTGCCCGGCTCCGCCTCTCGGGGGACCACACCGTCGTCGCGCTCGCGGGCGGCACCGGAAGCGGCAAGTCGTCGCTGTTCAACGCGTTGTGCGGGCTGGAGTTCTCCCGGGTCGGCATCACCCGCCCGACCACCTCCTCGGCGCACGCCTGTGTCTGGGGGAACGAGGGCGCCGACGGCCTGCTGGACTGGCTCGGCGTCCCGCACCGCAGCCGCCACTCGCGCACCAGCGTGCTGGACACCGGGAACTCCGAGCTCAGCGGTCTGATCCTGCTCGACCTGCCCGACCACGACTCCGTGCGGGCCATGCACACCGCCGAGGCCGACCGCCTCATCGGCGCCGCCGACCTGCTCATCTGGGTCCTCGACCCGCAGAAGTACGCCGACGCCGCGGTGCACCACCGCTACCTCAAGGAGATGTCGGGGTACGGTGCGGTCACGGTCGCCGTGCTCAACCAGGTCGACCGGGTGGAGCCCGAGGAGCTCGAAGAGCTCCTCACCGACCTGCGGCGGCTGCTGGAGACCGAGTCCGGTGTGCACCCGCGCGTGCTCACCACATCCGTCCTCACCGGCCACGGCGTCCGCGACCTGCGCGAGCTGCTCATCGGGACCGTCACCGAGCGGCGGGCGCTGATCGACCGGCTCGTCGCCGACCTCGACCAGGTCATCGTCGGCTTCGAGCGCTACCGGGGGGCCGCCGAGCCGCCCGCGGTGTCCGACGCGAGCCGCCTGCGCCTGGTCACCGACCTGCTGTCCGCGAGCGGGGTCTCCGCCATCGCCGACACCACCGAGACGGCGCACGAGCGGCGCGGCAGCAGACGGGTGGGCTGGCCGGTCACCCGTTGGGCGCGCAAGCTGCGTCGCGATCCGCTGCGCGCCATCCGCATGGGCTTCCACAGCGACGACGACGAACGCGGCGTGACCGGCCCGGTCGACGCCCACCAGGCCGAGATCGAGACCGCGACGGCCCAGATCGCCGACGGCGCCGGGGGCTCCCTGCCGTCTCCGTGGCCCAAGCGGCTGCGGGCGGCGGCCCGCCGCAACCTGCGCGACCTTCCGGTGGGCCTGGGCAACGCCATCAGCGAGACCGTGCCCGATGCCGAGGACACACCGCTGTGGTGGCAGATCGTGCGCGTCCTGCAGTACGCGCTGCTGGCCACGGCGGGCGCGGGCCTGGCCTGGTTCTGCACCCTGCTGGTCAGCTGGGTCGGTGGCGGGCTCACCGGCATCGGCCTGCTGGACGACCCCGCCTACCTCGGCTTCGCGGGGGCCGTGGTGGTCGCGACGCTGGCCGTGGGCTGGCTGACCGACGTGGGCTGCCGCAACCTCGTGTCGGTCGCCGCGACCCAGCGCCGCGACCAGGTCGAGAGGGAGAGCGCCGAGCGGGTCCGGGCGATCGCCGAGGAGCTGGTCATCACGCCCTTGGAAGAGGAGCTGGCCCGCTACCGCGCCTTCCGCCGGGCGCTCGGCACCGCCCTGGTGAAGCACGATGAGCAGGACGGGAGCCACTAG
- a CDS encoding GGDEF domain-containing protein, whose protein sequence is MASGGIDMAVAERVVTERERSWSWQARRWALFDQPRPLLVFMAMVLVCAVSLLAISAALTPARREEMVTFCSLVVCAAICVEAMRRLGTPTGLTRDLLGAWWFPTLLLLPPVYSLIIPIPVYLLLQFRIRRTMLHRRVFNAASVGLSGFIASAVFHLALTGDIVGPAGMPSHIGREILVTGSGALLAVFCCALFTVLNTLTIAMAVHLSASDTTWRRLLWDREAVTVDSVEMCVGLTVAILSGLSVLLLLIAVPPVMLLQRSLMYQQLQAAARTDPKTGLLNAATWEREARAELRRAVHGRRSAAVLVIDIDHFKRVNDTYGHLVGDHVLAGVAATLAHQLRQGDRIGRFGGEEFVVLLPGADMAEACRVAERLRCTVGRTVLAIGEHTVDITVSIGVALLRTHGDDLVDLLAAADLALYRAKDAGRDRVCLPALRRPPTLRQSPLRHRAR, encoded by the coding sequence GTGGCGAGCGGGGGGATCGACATGGCGGTGGCCGAGCGGGTAGTTACCGAACGTGAGCGGTCCTGGAGCTGGCAGGCGCGCCGGTGGGCGCTGTTCGACCAACCCCGACCGCTCCTCGTGTTCATGGCGATGGTGCTGGTCTGTGCGGTGTCGCTGCTTGCGATCTCCGCGGCGCTGACCCCCGCGCGCCGTGAGGAGATGGTCACCTTCTGCTCACTCGTGGTATGTGCCGCGATTTGTGTGGAGGCGATGCGCCGACTCGGTACCCCGACCGGTCTGACCCGCGATCTGCTGGGGGCGTGGTGGTTTCCCACCCTTCTGCTCCTACCGCCGGTGTACTCCCTTATCATCCCCATTCCGGTCTATCTCCTCCTGCAGTTCCGTATCAGGAGGACCATGCTGCACCGACGCGTGTTCAACGCCGCGTCGGTCGGGCTGTCGGGGTTCATCGCCTCGGCCGTCTTCCACCTCGCCCTCACCGGTGACATCGTCGGCCCGGCCGGGATGCCCTCCCACATCGGCCGGGAGATCCTGGTGACCGGGTCGGGGGCGCTGCTGGCGGTGTTCTGCTGCGCCCTGTTCACCGTGCTGAACACGCTGACCATCGCGATGGCCGTGCACCTGAGCGCGTCCGACACCACCTGGCGCCGACTGCTGTGGGACCGCGAGGCCGTCACCGTCGACAGCGTCGAGATGTGCGTGGGGCTCACCGTCGCCATCCTCTCCGGACTGTCGGTACTGCTGCTGCTCATCGCCGTGCCGCCGGTCATGCTGCTCCAGCGCAGCCTGATGTACCAGCAGCTGCAGGCCGCCGCCCGCACCGACCCCAAGACCGGGCTGCTCAACGCGGCGACCTGGGAGCGCGAGGCGCGCGCCGAGCTGCGCCGCGCCGTGCACGGACGGCGGTCGGCCGCGGTGCTGGTCATCGACATCGACCACTTCAAGCGGGTCAACGACACCTACGGGCACCTGGTCGGCGACCACGTACTGGCGGGCGTGGCGGCCACGCTCGCCCACCAGCTGCGCCAGGGCGACAGGATCGGCCGCTTCGGCGGCGAGGAGTTCGTCGTGCTCCTGCCGGGCGCCGACATGGCCGAGGCGTGCCGGGTGGCCGAACGGCTCCGCTGCACGGTCGGCCGCACCGTCCTGGCGATCGGCGAGCACACCGTGGACATCACCGTCTCGATCGGGGTGGCGCTCCTGCGCACGCACGGCGACGACCTCGTCGACCTGCTCGCCGCCGCCGACCTCGCCCTCTACCGGGCCAAGGACGCCGGACGCGACCGCGTGTGCCTTCCCGCGTTGCGCCGGCCGCCCACCCTGCGGCAGTCGCCGCTCCGGCATCGCGCGAGGTGA
- a CDS encoding DUF4192 domain-containing protein, which translates to MAHDDGPHLSSFTDPPTLTIGGPTDVIAAVPYLLGFHPADCLVILGLRPGAARLRCVLRCDLADRPPDLPAQWGRQVAALLAEAGCANVIAVGYGPAHRITPLVDALRAHAPAAGVPVREALRVVGGRYWSYVCSAPECCPPDGVAYDVGTSTVPATAVVGGLTAWRDRRLIEEFVAPVGGPRSTEMRRATAQAEARAARLRRHASDLGPTAVRTALRVEGVRAVHAAVGAARDGRLVDDPEAIAWLGLVLASVRVRDEAWALIDAEHIDTHVGLWRHVFRHVGPEYAAAPGALLAFAAWQSGDTALADVALDRVEESAPHYTMAALVRQAVRGGMPPEKWEPMSTEWLERVAPLAGPDGPTALPEAVEQTGAAGTTGTGADDANPP; encoded by the coding sequence ATGGCACACGACGACGGTCCGCACCTCTCCTCCTTCACCGATCCGCCCACCCTCACCATCGGCGGCCCCACCGACGTCATCGCCGCCGTCCCCTACCTCCTCGGCTTCCACCCCGCCGACTGCCTCGTCATCCTCGGGCTCCGCCCGGGAGCCGCGCGCCTGCGCTGCGTGCTCCGCTGCGACCTGGCCGACCGGCCGCCCGACCTGCCCGCGCAGTGGGGCCGGCAGGTCGCCGCACTGCTGGCCGAGGCCGGCTGCGCCAACGTGATCGCGGTCGGGTACGGCCCGGCGCACCGCATCACCCCGCTGGTGGACGCACTGCGCGCGCACGCCCCGGCCGCCGGGGTGCCGGTGCGGGAGGCGCTGCGGGTGGTCGGCGGCCGCTACTGGTCCTATGTCTGCTCCGCGCCGGAGTGCTGCCCGCCCGACGGAGTCGCCTACGACGTCGGCACTTCCACGGTCCCGGCCACCGCGGTCGTCGGTGGGCTCACCGCCTGGCGCGACCGGCGGCTGATCGAGGAGTTCGTCGCCCCGGTCGGCGGACCGCGCTCGACCGAGATGCGGCGGGCGACGGCCCAGGCCGAGGCGCGCGCCGCGCGGCTGCGTCGCCACGCGTCCGACCTGGGCCCCACGGCGGTGCGCACCGCCCTGCGGGTCGAGGGCGTGCGCGCGGTACACGCGGCGGTCGGCGCCGCGCGCGACGGCCGCCTCGTCGACGACCCGGAGGCCATCGCCTGGCTCGGCCTGGTCCTGGCCAGCGTCCGCGTGCGCGACGAGGCGTGGGCACTCATCGACGCCGAACACATCGACACCCACGTCGGACTGTGGCGCCACGTCTTCCGGCACGTGGGCCCGGAATACGCGGCCGCCCCCGGAGCGTTACTCGCTTTTGCCGCCTGGCAGAGCGGCGACACCGCCCTGGCCGACGTCGCGCTGGACCGCGTCGAAGAGTCGGCGCCCCACTACACGATGGCGGCGCTGGTGCGCCAGGCGGTGCGCGGCGGGATGCCCCCGGAGAAGTGGGAGCCGATGAGCACCGAGTGGCTGGAGCGGGTCGCGCCGCTGGCCGGCCCGGACGGTCCCACGGCCCTGCCGGAGGCGGTGGAGCAGACCGGAGCAGCAGGGACGACCGGGACGGGCGCGGACGATGCGAATCCGCCGTGA
- the ettA gene encoding energy-dependent translational throttle protein EttA — MPEYIYTMRNVRKTHGDKVVLDDVSGSFLPGAKIGVVGPNGAGKSTLLKVLAGVEQPSNGEARLMPGFSVGMLAQEPHLDPDKTVLQNVEDGVAETKRMLDRFNEIAEKMATDYSDDLLEEMGKLQEQLDHRNAWDLDSQLAQAMDALRCPPADTPVTNLSGGEKRRVALCRLLLEKPDMLLLDEPTNHLDAESVQWLEQHLESYAGTIVAITHDRYFLDHVATWILEIDRGKLYPYEGNYTTYLDTKAARLKVEGQKDAKRQKRIKEELEWVRSNAKARQTKSKARLQRYEEMAAEAAKTRKLDFEEIQIPPGPRLGGTVVEVKNLSKGYEEQLIEGLSFSLPPNGIVGVIGPNGVGKTTLFKMIVGEEQPDGGSINVGDTVQISYVDQYRSRINPDKNVWEVISDGETFIQVGNVEIPSRAYVAAFGFKGSDQQKPAGVLSGGERNRVNLALTLKQGGNLLLLDEPTNDLDVETLGSLENALLDFPGCAVITSHDRWFLDRVATHILAWEGESDWYWFEGNFEAYEKNKIERLGPEAARPHAVTHRKLTRD; from the coding sequence ATGCCGGAGTACATCTACACCATGCGGAACGTGCGCAAGACGCACGGCGACAAGGTCGTCCTGGACGACGTTTCGGGTTCGTTCCTGCCCGGCGCCAAGATCGGTGTCGTCGGGCCGAACGGCGCGGGTAAGTCCACCCTGCTGAAGGTCCTGGCGGGCGTCGAGCAGCCGTCCAACGGTGAGGCTCGGCTGATGCCCGGGTTCAGCGTGGGCATGCTGGCCCAGGAGCCGCACCTCGATCCGGACAAGACGGTCCTGCAGAACGTCGAGGACGGCGTCGCCGAGACCAAGCGGATGCTGGACCGGTTCAACGAGATCGCCGAGAAGATGGCGACCGACTACTCCGACGATCTCCTCGAAGAGATGGGCAAGCTGCAGGAGCAGCTCGACCACCGCAACGCCTGGGACCTCGACAGCCAGCTGGCCCAGGCCATGGACGCGCTGCGCTGCCCGCCGGCCGACACCCCCGTCACCAACCTCTCCGGTGGCGAGAAGCGCCGTGTCGCGCTGTGCCGCCTGCTGCTGGAGAAGCCCGACATGCTCCTCCTCGACGAGCCCACCAACCACCTCGACGCCGAAAGCGTGCAGTGGCTGGAGCAGCACCTGGAGAGCTACGCGGGGACGATCGTCGCGATCACCCACGACCGCTACTTCCTCGACCACGTCGCCACGTGGATCCTGGAGATCGACCGCGGCAAGCTCTACCCCTACGAGGGCAACTACACCACCTACCTCGACACCAAGGCCGCCCGCCTGAAGGTCGAGGGGCAGAAGGACGCCAAGCGGCAGAAGCGGATCAAGGAAGAGCTGGAGTGGGTCCGCTCCAACGCCAAGGCGCGCCAGACCAAGAGCAAGGCCCGTCTCCAGCGCTACGAGGAGATGGCCGCCGAGGCGGCAAAGACCCGCAAGCTGGACTTCGAGGAGATCCAGATTCCGCCGGGCCCGCGCCTGGGCGGCACGGTGGTCGAGGTCAAGAACCTCAGCAAGGGCTACGAGGAGCAGCTGATCGAGGGCCTGAGCTTCTCGCTCCCGCCCAACGGCATCGTCGGTGTCATCGGCCCCAACGGTGTCGGTAAGACGACCCTCTTCAAGATGATCGTCGGTGAGGAGCAGCCCGACGGCGGCTCGATCAACGTCGGCGACACGGTGCAGATCTCCTACGTCGACCAGTACCGGAGCCGCATCAACCCGGACAAGAACGTCTGGGAGGTGATCTCCGACGGCGAGACCTTCATCCAGGTCGGCAACGTCGAGATCCCCAGCCGCGCGTACGTGGCGGCGTTCGGCTTCAAGGGCTCCGACCAGCAGAAGCCGGCCGGTGTGCTGTCCGGCGGTGAGCGCAACCGCGTCAACCTCGCGCTCACCCTGAAGCAGGGCGGCAACCTGCTGCTGCTGGACGAGCCCACCAACGACCTGGACGTCGAAACGCTGGGCTCGCTGGAGAACGCGCTGCTGGACTTCCCCGGCTGCGCGGTGATCACCAGCCACGACCGCTGGTTCCTGGACCGCGTCGCCACGCACATCCTGGCGTGGGAGGGCGAGTCCGACTGGTACTGGTTCGAGGGCAACTTCGAGGCCTACGAGAAGAACAAGATCGAGCGTCTCGGCCCTGAGGCCGCGCGCCCGCACGCGGTGACCCACCGCAAGCTCACCCGCGACTGA
- a CDS encoding globin: MTSARDDQVTFYEAVGGEETFVRLVRRFYEGVAGDPVLRAMYPEEDLGPAEERLRLFLIQYWGGPRTYSERRGHPRLRMRHVPFTIGAPERDRWLRHMRAAMDDIALPAPLDRQMWEYMVMAAHSMVNAPEAAAEQAAAAQVADPTSISVERSGDDSDGDEPIRISLR; the protein is encoded by the coding sequence ATGACTTCCGCGCGCGATGACCAAGTGACCTTCTACGAGGCCGTCGGCGGCGAAGAGACCTTCGTCCGCCTCGTCCGCCGCTTCTACGAGGGCGTCGCAGGCGACCCCGTGCTGCGGGCGATGTACCCCGAGGAGGACCTCGGCCCGGCCGAAGAGCGGCTGCGCCTGTTCCTCATCCAGTACTGGGGCGGCCCGCGCACCTACAGCGAGCGCCGGGGCCACCCCCGGCTGCGCATGCGGCACGTCCCCTTCACCATCGGCGCCCCCGAACGCGACCGGTGGCTGCGGCACATGCGCGCCGCCATGGACGACATCGCTCTCCCCGCACCGCTCGACCGGCAGATGTGGGAGTACATGGTGATGGCCGCGCACAGCATGGTCAACGCCCCCGAAGCCGCGGCGGAGCAGGCCGCTGCGGCTCAGGTCGCCGACCCCACCTCGATCAGCGTGGAGCGCAGCGGCGACGACAGCGACGGCGACGAACCCATCCGCATCTCGCTCCGATGA
- a CDS encoding acyl-CoA thioesterase, whose translation MTATPVSEDPGGGPRRHVYLATVRFADLDPLNHVNNVRMLTYLEDARVAFLKWDVPEVGAARVGGMVVARHEVDYLRPILLRPEPVRVETWVSEIRNASFRLEYEILDDDHVYARAASVIVGYDLESQSPRRLDEDERAYLGEYLHPVTGGEHGK comes from the coding sequence ATGACCGCGACCCCCGTCTCGGAGGACCCGGGGGGCGGTCCCCGGCGGCATGTGTACCTCGCGACCGTCCGCTTCGCCGACCTGGACCCGTTGAACCACGTCAACAACGTCCGGATGCTGACCTACCTGGAGGATGCCCGGGTCGCGTTCCTCAAGTGGGACGTGCCGGAGGTCGGGGCGGCCCGAGTGGGCGGCATGGTCGTCGCCCGGCACGAGGTCGACTACCTGCGCCCGATCCTGCTGCGCCCGGAGCCGGTGCGCGTCGAGACGTGGGTGTCGGAGATCCGCAACGCGAGCTTCCGGCTGGAGTACGAGATCCTCGACGACGACCACGTCTACGCGCGTGCCGCCTCGGTCATCGTCGGCTACGACCTGGAGTCGCAGTCACCCCGCCGCCTCGACGAGGATGAACGGGCCTACCTCGGGGAGTACCTGCACCCCGTGACCGGCGGTGAACATGGGAAATGA
- a CDS encoding prolyl oligopeptidase family serine peptidase, protein MPVRRYPAAERLELSESLHGYDIRDPYRWLEEADSAQTKEWAAAQDGLYTEEAASLPAREWFAERIHELMGAGFVGAPVWRGERRFFTRRTAEQEHGVLHTVDPDGGTERVLIDPTAIDPSGGTTLDSWRPDREGRLIAYQLSEGGDEESLLRVMDVATGEEVDGPIDRCRYSPIAWLPGGEAFYYIRRLAPDLVPEGEEQYHRRVYLHRVGTPVDEDVLIFGEGRDKTEYFGLSLSRDARWLVLTASKGTDARNDAWIADLSGAGPEAPRFVPIQEGVDAEVSPHVGRDGRLYLFTDRDAPRGRLCVADPAAPSYAHWRTLIATDPDAVLADFAVLDGAESDTPQLLVSWRRHAISEVTVHDLASGERRGALPLPGLGSIGGLIERPEGGHEAWFGYADNTSPTAVHHYDARTGEVSLWASPPGTLDLPEVRTEQVTFTSRDGTAVRMLVVSPPEEDGAGPRPAVLYGYGGFSISLTPGYNATALAWVRAGGVYAIANLRGGLEEGEEWHRGGMLAAKQNVFDDCASAAEHLIATGVTTADRLAVMGGSNGGLLVGASITQRPDLFAAAVCSAPLLDMVRYERFGLGQLWNGEYGSAEDPEALGWLLAYSPYHNVREGVRYPATLFTVFDNDTRVDPLHARKMCAELQYATGAPFEERPILLRREADVGHSSRSVSRSVRLSADQLAFLAHHTGLKVDGPV, encoded by the coding sequence ATGCCTGTACGCCGTTACCCCGCCGCCGAGCGGCTGGAACTCAGCGAATCGCTGCACGGATACGACATCCGTGACCCCTACCGCTGGCTGGAAGAGGCCGATTCCGCCCAGACGAAGGAGTGGGCGGCCGCCCAGGACGGCCTCTATACCGAGGAGGCCGCGAGCCTGCCCGCCCGCGAGTGGTTCGCCGAGCGCATCCACGAACTCATGGGTGCCGGGTTCGTGGGCGCGCCCGTCTGGCGGGGTGAGAGGCGCTTCTTCACCCGCCGGACCGCCGAGCAGGAGCACGGGGTGCTGCACACCGTGGACCCGGACGGCGGCACCGAACGGGTGCTGATCGACCCCACCGCCATCGACCCCAGCGGCGGCACCACGCTCGACTCCTGGCGCCCCGACCGCGAGGGCCGGCTGATCGCCTACCAGCTCTCCGAGGGCGGCGACGAGGAGTCGCTGCTGCGCGTCATGGACGTGGCCACCGGTGAGGAGGTCGACGGCCCGATCGACCGCTGCCGCTACTCCCCCATCGCCTGGCTGCCCGGCGGCGAGGCGTTCTACTACATCCGGCGCCTGGCACCCGACCTGGTCCCCGAGGGCGAGGAGCAGTACCACCGGCGCGTCTACCTGCACCGGGTCGGTACGCCCGTCGACGAGGACGTGCTGATCTTCGGGGAGGGCCGCGACAAGACCGAGTACTTCGGCCTGTCCCTGAGCCGCGACGCGCGGTGGCTGGTGCTCACCGCCTCAAAGGGCACGGACGCGCGCAACGACGCCTGGATCGCCGACCTCTCCGGGGCCGGCCCCGAGGCGCCGCGCTTCGTGCCGATCCAGGAGGGCGTGGACGCCGAGGTCTCCCCGCACGTGGGACGCGACGGCCGGCTCTACCTGTTCACCGACCGCGACGCACCGCGCGGCCGCCTGTGCGTGGCCGACCCCGCCGCGCCCTCCTACGCGCACTGGCGCACCCTCATCGCCACCGACCCGGACGCCGTGCTCGCCGACTTCGCCGTCCTGGACGGGGCCGAATCGGACACCCCGCAGCTGCTGGTCTCCTGGCGTCGGCACGCCATCAGCGAGGTCACCGTGCACGACCTCGCCTCCGGCGAGCGGCGCGGCGCACTACCGCTACCGGGCCTCGGCTCGATCGGCGGGCTGATCGAGCGCCCCGAGGGCGGGCACGAGGCGTGGTTCGGCTACGCCGACAACACGTCGCCGACCGCGGTCCACCACTACGACGCGCGGACCGGCGAGGTGTCCCTGTGGGCGAGCCCGCCGGGCACCCTCGACCTTCCCGAGGTGCGTACCGAGCAGGTCACCTTCACCTCCCGCGACGGGACGGCCGTGCGCATGCTGGTGGTCTCCCCGCCCGAGGAGGACGGCGCCGGTCCGCGCCCCGCGGTCCTGTACGGCTACGGGGGCTTCTCGATCTCGCTGACCCCGGGTTACAACGCCACCGCGCTGGCATGGGTGCGGGCCGGGGGCGTGTACGCGATCGCCAACCTCCGGGGCGGTCTGGAGGAGGGCGAGGAATGGCACCGCGGCGGCATGCTGGCCGCCAAGCAGAACGTGTTCGACGACTGCGCGAGCGCCGCCGAGCACCTCATCGCCACCGGTGTCACCACCGCCGACCGGCTGGCCGTGATGGGCGGCAGCAACGGCGGGCTGCTGGTCGGCGCGTCGATCACGCAGCGCCCCGACCTGTTCGCCGCAGCCGTGTGCTCGGCTCCGCTGCTGGACATGGTCCGCTACGAGCGCTTCGGGCTGGGGCAGCTGTGGAACGGCGAGTACGGCAGCGCCGAGGACCCCGAGGCGCTCGGCTGGCTGCTGGCCTACTCGCCTTACCACAACGTGCGCGAGGGCGTGCGCTACCCGGCGACGCTGTTCACCGTGTTCGACAACGACACCCGGGTCGACCCGCTGCACGCCCGGAAGATGTGCGCGGAGCTGCAGTACGCCACCGGGGCGCCGTTCGAGGAGCGGCCGATCCTGCTGCGCCGCGAGGCCGATGTCGGGCACAGCTCCCGCTCGGTGAGCCGCAGCGTGCGCCTCAGCGCCGACCAGCTGGCCTTCCTGGCACACCACACCGGCCTGAAGGTGGACGGGCCGGTGTGA
- a CDS encoding HNH endonuclease has product MLLLNASYEPLTTLPLRRAILLVLREKAEVVHGDAGGAVLHSASTALSVPSVIRLRRYIRVPYRRRVPLTRVALMRRDGHHCAYCGKRAETIDHVIPRSRGGAHVWENVVASCKPCNHRKADRLLDELGWELNVTPTVPRGLHWRLINGENHGDPQWAPYMARVAA; this is encoded by the coding sequence GTGCTGCTTCTCAACGCGAGTTACGAACCTTTGACGACCCTACCGTTGCGGCGAGCGATCCTGCTGGTGTTGCGGGAAAAAGCCGAAGTCGTGCATGGCGACGCCGGAGGCGCCGTCCTGCACTCGGCGTCCACCGCGCTGTCGGTTCCGTCGGTGATCCGGCTTCGGCGCTACATCCGCGTCCCCTACCGGAGACGGGTCCCCCTCACCCGGGTGGCGCTCATGCGCCGGGACGGGCACCACTGCGCCTACTGCGGGAAGCGGGCCGAGACCATCGACCACGTGATCCCGCGCAGCCGCGGCGGCGCCCACGTGTGGGAGAACGTCGTGGCGTCGTGCAAACCGTGTAACCACCGCAAGGCCGACCGCCTCCTCGACGAGCTCGGCTGGGAACTGAACGTCACACCCACGGTTCCCCGGGGCCTGCACTGGCGGCTCATCAACGGCGAGAATCACGGCGACCCCCAGTGGGCGCCGTACATGGCCCGAGTGGCGGCCTGA